From Gammaproteobacteria bacterium, one genomic window encodes:
- a CDS encoding hypothetical protein (Evidence 5 : Unknown function), giving the protein MTDSSIPNKPIPLSVIPDNIPQALRDRPQWVVWKYELRQDKGGHGKWTKPPYDVATGRKGKTNDPSTWTTYESALAIYKRGGYSGIGFAFNQGDGLTGIDLDHCLNQETGVISEWAEEILKHFSGHYVERSPGGEGFRIFVFGQPHRCGKGTKNKNIELYAVLSPRYLTVTGRVLPGASPSVIEAQEALDWLHGQNFAEKANHTGGEMAASSTGAASSPSSPVSPVFLDDAALLAKIRASKQGAAFEALWAGNHGKDPSGADLALCGTLAFWTGKDADRMDRLFRQSGLMRDKWDVKHHADGRTYGQSTIQRAVDGCREVYTGGGRTGKIRKK; this is encoded by the coding sequence ATGACTGACTCTTCCATTCCAAACAAGCCTATCCCCCTATCGGTAATTCCCGATAACATCCCCCAAGCGCTACGCGACCGCCCCCAGTGGGTGGTCTGGAAATACGAATTACGTCAAGACAAGGGTGGTCACGGTAAATGGACTAAACCACCTTATGACGTTGCTACCGGTCGTAAGGGAAAGACCAACGACCCTTCTACCTGGACTACCTACGAATCCGCCCTTGCTATCTATAAGCGGGGCGGATATTCCGGTATTGGCTTTGCCTTTAATCAGGGTGATGGACTTACGGGTATTGACCTGGACCACTGCCTAAATCAAGAAACTGGCGTTATTTCTGAATGGGCAGAGGAAATATTGAAACACTTCAGCGGCCACTATGTGGAACGCTCCCCAGGTGGTGAGGGGTTTCGAATATTTGTTTTCGGCCAACCCCATCGTTGCGGCAAGGGGACCAAGAATAAAAACATTGAATTGTATGCCGTACTTTCCCCCCGATACCTGACGGTTACCGGGCGCGTCTTGCCTGGTGCCAGCCCTAGTGTTATCGAGGCCCAAGAAGCGCTGGACTGGTTGCACGGGCAGAACTTCGCAGAAAAGGCGAATCACACAGGAGGGGAGATGGCAGCGTCCAGTACCGGCGCTGCCTCTTCTCCCTCCTCTCCTGTGTCTCCCGTCTTTCTGGACGATGCCGCCCTCCTCGCCAAAATCCGGGCCAGCAAGCAAGGGGCAGCCTTCGAGGCCCTATGGGCTGGCAACCATGGCAAGGACCCCAGCGGGGCCGACCTGGCGCTGTGCGGCACACTGGCGTTCTGGACCGGCAAGGACGCTGATCGGATGGACCGCCTATTTCGCCAGTCGGGATTGATGCGGGATAAGTGGGACGTTAAGCACCACGCCGATGGCCGAACCTACGGCCAAAGCACCATCCAGCGGGCCGTTGATGGCTGCCGGGAGGTGTACACAGGAGGAGGGCGGACCGGAAAAATCCGGAAAAAGTAG
- a CDS encoding hypothetical protein (Evidence 5 : Unknown function) produces MSATPFIFPQSQDELIRVTFSTLFGHEPSFDDFLDATFSITKALCDLIAAQENAGPESIAEVAALAKRMTQASCEAVNLMQMEYNKRMLPQ; encoded by the coding sequence ATGAGCGCTACCCCCTTCATCTTTCCCCAATCCCAGGATGAATTGATACGGGTAACTTTTAGTACCCTATTTGGCCATGAACCGTCATTTGATGATTTCCTAGATGCCACGTTTAGTATTACTAAAGCATTGTGTGACCTGATTGCAGCCCAGGAGAACGCGGGACCCGAAAGCATCGCCGAAGTTGCGGCACTGGCAAAGAGGATGACGCAAGCCAGTTGTGAGGCCGTCAACCTCATGCAGATGGAATACAACAAGAGGATGCTACCTCAATGA
- a CDS encoding hypothetical protein (Evidence 5 : Unknown function) gives MINPSQGATASNVSVLPVSLPSISPKLIKSYLEDANKSAQAIYALTDIGAKILSERASEGCPEWCANDYYLGGILEAIQGLSAWINETLLKPIDQAMDKEMEQ, from the coding sequence ATGATTAATCCCTCTCAGGGCGCTACCGCGTCCAACGTCTCTGTTTTGCCCGTTTCTCTCCCGTCCATCTCCCCGAAACTCATCAAGAGTTACCTGGAAGACGCCAATAAATCGGCACAGGCAATCTATGCCCTTACCGATATCGGCGCAAAAATACTTTCTGAACGAGCATCAGAAGGATGCCCTGAATGGTGCGCTAATGATTACTACCTTGGTGGGATTCTTGAAGCAATCCAGGGGTTGAGTGCATGGATTAACGAAACGCTTTTGAAGCCTATCGACCAGGCCATGGATAAGGAGATGGAGCAATGA
- a CDS encoding conserved hypothetical protein (Evidence 4 : Unknown function but conserved in other organisms), translating to MNTKYTWQESKRQANIAKHKLDFSDKDWVLESPYRMDIDSERNGERRQQSFAYVFDLLMVLTVVYLPGDTPHIISFRPAKRKEKGSHHEWLANDYDDA from the coding sequence ATGAATACTAAATACACTTGGCAAGAAAGCAAACGGCAGGCAAACATTGCCAAGCACAAGCTTGATTTCAGCGACAAGGATTGGGTCCTTGAAAGCCCCTATCGCATGGATATCGACAGTGAGCGCAACGGAGAGCGTCGCCAACAATCCTTTGCCTATGTATTTGACTTGCTGATGGTGTTGACCGTGGTCTATCTTCCTGGCGACACACCGCACATCATCAGTTTTCGTCCTGCAAAGCGCAAAGAAAAAGGTTCCCACCATGAATGGCTCGCCAATGACTACGATGACGCTTGA
- a CDS encoding conserved hypothetical protein (Evidence 4 : Unknown function but conserved in other organisms), producing the protein MNGSPMTTMTLDEMRATRERGESKTDLAFLRKNKLDDIEPEDDEDSPDATELMVAAIARRRAGRPAGSGNKEQVAIRIDKDVLEIFRAAGPGWQTRMNAALREWLQTHSLA; encoded by the coding sequence ATGAATGGCTCGCCAATGACTACGATGACGCTTGATGAAATGCGCGCTACTCGTGAGCGCGGAGAATCAAAAACCGACCTGGCATTTCTACGCAAAAACAAACTAGACGACATCGAACCCGAGGATGACGAGGACTCCCCAGACGCCACGGAACTCATGGTTGCGGCTATAGCCAGACGCCGCGCCGGTCGCCCGGCTGGAAGCGGAAATAAGGAACAGGTCGCCATCCGCATTGATAAGGACGTGCTGGAAATCTTTCGAGCGGCAGGTCCGGGTTGGCAAACCCGGATGAACGCGGCATTGCGGGAATGGCTACAAACCCATTCCCTAGCGTAG